TGGTTTGTCAATCTATTTTGATTAGTTTCTACTATTCTATTAGTCATATAGTATTCATAAAATACATTATTACCTTTATATGGGATTCGTTGTGTTTCTTATATTGGAccttcattatatttttataagttTGTCTCTATTACCCGTCTAGGGCATCGAATTCTTAAAAttctgaaaatttttcgatatttgaaataatacaattaatatataaagacaACGTttcttgatattttaatgttCCAATATAATACTATATATTTCTGTCTATAGTTattgattttctttttgcTATGTAAAAAACCAATTTActaaatgatgatgaagttACTTGTTCAAAATATGAGATTCCATACTATCAGGCTGATGAATAAGGTTTCTAAGTCAGTTATCGCTTGATTCTTTACCTTTTGATTGTTGAATCTAAATAATTTCAGTGAGGacaattgtatatattaataattgttttttagTTCGCTCTTTGAGATGATTAAAGTTCACTAGTCAGTAAGAATATTTGATACATCTTTGATTTTGTCAGGATTTATTCCCAAATCTGAGGCgttcattattatattgcCATTCTTTTTCGTCAATTATTGTTAACAATATATGTTTATGAAGTCTTTGGCTTTGCAAGAACCTTAGCTATCGCTAATAGCGCCTCTTTTaagttttttaattgaGATTTTGTTATTAGTTCATAGTATGCTGTGATTATTATAGGAGATTATGTTTCTCTTCCATATAGTAGTCAACTGTAATATCACATTAGGTATATTATAGATAACAAGGTTTTTTGCATACTCACGTCTTGgcttcattattatattggATTATTGGTGGCTATGATTGGTGGTATTGTATGAACGTTTGAGGCTTTTAGTCTAGTTACTAATAACTTTTggttatttaattttggcattgtaataatttgtattttaatGTTTCATATAATCTAGAAATTTTTGATCCCTTCTAGAATTAAGGATtagaataatatttattaatcatTACAATTTGACCATATTGGGGtatcatatttatttttaatgatttataGTAAAATTGATGGTGATAGTTGATTAACTCTGTTCGTTAGTATGATGAGATATCTTATGTTCTTGGATTAGTTTAATTTGAAGTCAAAGATTCAATCTCCTACTTAATCGCTCTTCTATCGAAATCAATGATAGTATGCAGTTTCAAAGAAAGGATAAATGTTATTACTATTTAATACTAATATATACATCTTAAAAGTAAAAAGAACTATGTTATATTAACCTCAGATATACTAAATATCATAGGAAACACATATCGCTTGCTATTAAATTTCTACTTATTAATAGTAATTATTATGTTAATTTTAGTTTATTTATCtaaatgtttattttattacaaaatattctagtatctttattttacattatatttgaatataaaataaaaccaGAATAAAAGTTTATTTATGCATAGATTTTATCAACTTGAGATTTAACATTATCCAAAATTGCTTTtctctttaatttttgagcTGAGGTGACGTAACCATTTTGTGGAGTCCATTCACCTTTGAATAATACAACACcttgtaataattcaataccAGCCAAACCTTGAGCTCTACCTGTTTGTAGTATGGTCTTAAAGACCATATCATTGACTTTTTTGTCTTCTAAATAATCTTCAATATCCTCATCAGCCTTCAAGATACCTTGCTTAACTGCTTCAGATTTCAATGGTGCTAAATTAGGAACCACGATACCTACTGGTTTGACTTTATGTTGGTCAGCATACACACAGATGTTTGTGACATATTGACATGATCTGTAAATAgattctaatttttctagAGCAATATACTCACCATTTGCAGTTTTAACtaaattcttctttctgtcaatgattttaatttgacCATTTGAAGTCCATTCACCAATGTCACCGGTGCAGAACCAACCATCATCGGTGAATGCTTCAGCGGTTTCTTGTGGATTTTTATAATACTCTTTAATAACTGATGCaccttttaataatatttcacCTTGATTATTTTTAGCTAAATAGCCTAATTCATCAACATCACGCAGTTTTGCAGTAACGGAACCTACTAAACTGCCAGCAATACCGAATTCGAAACTATTTATTCTTGTTACACAGCCATTAGCGCAAGTTTCTGTTAAACCATAACCAACCAACATAGTACACAAAACGTTTGATATGAATTTTTGAGTATCAATACTAATTGGAGAACCACCATTCATGATTAATCTTAAATTACCACCTGTTGCAGATCTaacttttttgaaaattaaattaccTACAGTATTGCCACCGGGAATGTGATAATTATTCATAAAAGATTTTGTATTATAAGCAGACCAAAATACTTTTTGAGTAAGTTTTGgcatttcatttaattttgtaataatacCTTTTTTAATCATTTCGAAGACTGCAGCAACACCAACCATAACACTTGGTTTAAATAATGCTAAATCTGATTCACAATTACGTATTGAAGTAGGAGTTAAAGTTTTAACATTAGCATAACCTAACACACCACCCCAGTAGAAGACAATTAGTTCGAATAATAGTTCGAAGATATGAGCCAATGGTAAAAATGCAATAATTCTATCTCTTGAACCAATATCACCGTAAACAGTTTCAGAGACACCGGCTATACCTGCTACTAAATTTGCATGCGTAATTGGAACACCTTTTGGATCACCTGTGGAACCACTTGTATACATAATACAGGATAAATCTTCTGGTTTTGGTGGATGTGGTTCAATTTCACCTTTTGAATCTTTGCCTAgtttaattatttgatCATAGtggaaaaattgaatatcaggtctaatttctttaattttttcaacagCATTAAAAGGATCTTGATAAATTTTACCATTTTGTCTCttatcatttgaatcaatttTCTCTGTGTGAATAATGTATTTGATTGAATTTGCAGTTTTCAACGGATTGATTAACGTTGCTAGTAAACTATTATCAGTAAAGATGGCTTTTGATTCACTTTGAATTAAAGAATGAGTTAAACCACTTTCGCCCAGAGTATCATATGCAGTTACAATTGGAATTGATTGCGATTGAGCACCACAAAAGGTTTTCATCCATTTATGTGAAGTTGAAGCATAAATATGTAATTTATCTTCGGAATGTGGATTTAAGCCAATTTTAACTAAACCTCTACCCATATCATGCATTATATTAgtcaattcattaaatttgatatatttataatcggttaattcaaaatataaccaagttttttcaatttcctGTACTTTaccatc
The window above is part of the Tetrapisispora phaffii CBS 4417 chromosome 7, complete genome genome. Proteins encoded here:
- the TPHA0G01090 gene encoding uncharacterized protein (similar to Saccharomyces cerevisiae FAA4 (YMR246W) and FAA1 (YOR317W); ancestral locus Anc_8.796) → MAEQCTKIVGKAANEHETAPRVSTTVDTPLVRPKGYSCSTAYEFLLEAFERGGKRTAMGWRDIIEIHEDRKKISKKIDGKVQEIEKTWLYFELTDYKYIKFNELTNIMHDMGRGLVKIGLNPHSEDKLHIYASTSHKWMKTFCGAQSQSIPIVTAYDTLGESGLTHSLIQSESKAIFTDNSLLATLINPLKTANSIKYIIHTEKIDSNDKRQNGKIYQDPFNAVEKIKEIRPDIQFFHYDQIIKLGKDSKGEIEPHPPKPEDLSCIMYTSGSTGDPKGVPITHANLVAGIAGVSETVYGDIGSRDRIIAFLPLAHIFELLFELIVFYWGGVLGYANVKTLTPTSIRNCESDLALFKPSVMVGVAAVFEMIKKGIITKLNEMPKLTQKVFWSAYNTKSFMNNYHIPGGNTVGNLIFKKVRSATGGNLRLIMNGGSPISIDTQKFISNVLCTMLVGYGLTETCANGCVTRINSFEFGIAGSLVGSVTAKLRDVDELGYLAKNNQGEILLKGASVIKEYYKNPQETAEAFTDDGWFCTGDIGEWTSNGQIKIIDRKKNLVKTANGEYIALEKLESIYRSCQYVTNICVYADQHKVKPVGIVVPNLAPLKSEAVKQGILKADEDIEDYLEDKKVNDMVFKTILQTGRAQGLAGIELLQGVVLFKGEWTPQNGYVTSAQKLKRKAILDNVKSQVDKIYA